Proteins encoded within one genomic window of Setaria italica strain Yugu1 chromosome IV, Setaria_italica_v2.0, whole genome shotgun sequence:
- the LOC101757448 gene encoding uncharacterized protein LOC101757448 produces the protein MAPPPPPPVAKKVPRQLVDHGDVRVDNYYWLRDDSRSDPDVLAHLRAENDYTAAVMSDVKQLEDEIYAEIRGRIKEDDIDAPLRKGQYYYYERTLTGKDVKIQEVQLFDNHIAVYERENGLPKVTLYRLPAIGESIGQLQGGRTIDFIDPTYAVDPEESEFHSSVLRFNYSSMRTPPSVYDYDMDSGVSVLKKIKPVLGGFDASNYVTERKWAAAADGTQIPMSVLYRKDLVKLDGSDPMLLYGYGSYKICIDPTFRGSRLSLVDRGFIYVIAHIRGGGEMGRKWYEDGKLLKKKNTFTDFIDCAEHLIKNKYCSKEKLCINGRSAGGLLMGAVLNMRPDLFKAAVAGVPFVDVVTTMLDPTIPLTTAEWEEWGDPRKEEYYYYMKSYSPVDNVAAQEYPNILVTSGLNDPRVMYSEPAKYVAKLRDLKTDGNLLLFKCELGAGHFSKSGRFEKLQEDAFTYAFILKALGMTPKMASL, from the exons atggcgccgccgccgccgccgccggtggccaaGAAGGTGCCGCGTCAGCTCGTGGACCACGGCGACGTACGCGTCGACAACTACTACTGGCTCCGCGACGACTCCCGATCGGATCCCGACGTCCTCGCGCACCTCCGCGCCGAGAACGACTACACCGCCGCCGTCATGTCCG ATGTCAAGCAACTCGAGGATGAAATATATGCTGAAATCAGAGGAAGGATTAAGGAAGATGATATCGATGCACCTCTTCGCAAAGGGCAGTACTACTACTATGAAAGGACATTGACTGGCAAGGA TGTGAAAATACAGGAAGTCCAGCTCTTTGACAACCATATTGCTGTATATGAGCGTGAGAATGGCCTACCCAAAGTAACCTTATATCGGCTACCTGCTATTGGAGAGTCAATTGGACAACTTCAGGGAGGTCGAACAATTGATTTTATTGATCCAACATATGCTGTGGATCCTGAGGAGTCTGAGTTTCATTCATCTGTTCTTCGATTTAATTATAGCTCAATGAGGACCCCGCCCTCTGTCTACGACTATGATATGGATTCAGGGGTTTCAGTGCTGAAGAAGATTAAACCC GTTTTAGGTGGATTTGACGCATCAAATTATGTAACAGAAAGGAAatgggctgctgctgccgatggCACTCAGATCCCGATGTCCGTTCTGTACAGAAAAGATCTTGTGAAGCTTGATGGCTCAGACCCAATGCTGCTATATGGCTATGGCTCCTACAAG ATTTGCATCGACCCGACATTCAGAGGATCCAGATTATCTCTGGTAGATAGGGGTTTTATATATGTGATAGCTCATATTCGTGGTGGTGGTGAAATGGGCCGGAAGTGGTACGAGGATGGGAAGcttttgaagaagaagaatactTTTACTGATTTCATTGATTGTGCCGAGCACTTGATAAAAAACAAATACTGTTCCAAGGAAAAGCTTTGCATCAATGGAAGAAGTGCAGGTGGCCTACTGATGGGTGCTGTCCTAAATATGAGGCCTGACTTATTCAAGGCTGCTGTTgccggagtcccttttgttgaTGTTGTCACAACTATGCTTGATCCAACTATCCCACTGACAACAGCTGAATGGGAG GAGTGGGGTGATCCGAGAAAAGAAGAATACTACTACTACATGAAATCATATTCTCCTGTTGACAAT GTGGCAGCGCAAGAGTATCCCAACATTCTTGTCACGTCTGGCTTAAATG ATCCTCGCGTGATGTACTCTGAACCTGCGAAGTACGTGGCGAAGCTGCGGGATCTCAAGACGGACGGCAATCTTTTGTTGTTCAAGTGCGAGCTGGGTGCTGGGCACTTCTCCAAGTCGGGAAG GTTTGAGAAATTGCAGGAAGATGCTTTTACTTATGCGTTTATCCTCAAGGCACTGGGCATGACTCCAAAGATGGCTTCACTGTGA